The proteins below come from a single Danio aesculapii chromosome 23, fDanAes4.1, whole genome shotgun sequence genomic window:
- the ap4b1 gene encoding AP-4 complex subunit beta-1: MPYFGSEETVKELKRALSNPNVQADRLRYKSYITKVIRYMTQGLDVSALFMDMVKASATVDIVQKKLVYLYMCTYASDKPDLALLAINTLRKDCADPNPMVRGLALRNMCNFRMPGMTEYIEQPIVAGLRDKASYVRRVAVLGCAKMHSLQPNTEIDGSLVNELYALLRDPDPVVVVNCLRALEDILKNEGGVVINKPIAHHLLNRLKDLDSWAQSEVLTFLLRYCPRNDDELFDILSLLDPFLQSGQSHVAISTLRLFLHLAATHPAVQADALLCSSAPLLATCGAASRELRFAGLCHIQQVMRSQPALFNTHYKRFFCGYSEPSYIKFRKMEILVALVNDENVALVLEEMKSYCTDVSAELAQAAIAAIGRIGRTYSEKCLDILTGLLALKQDHITSAVIQTFRDLVWFCPQCTAAVCLTVESCVDYPQDSEGKQALLWLLGEHADQISSAPYLLEVYIDGLKTELSAALKTEILTAALKMFLRRPAETQDMLGRLLHYCIEEESDMCVRDRALLYYRLLQRGIEETRKVVTGPKSDPSLSVLTSAHEEPVSQWVSTFNTLGPLSAADLQLHNTAVSAPEHADDTADTELLTEHVPVSMLDISEAGVSLCAGAAVSPEAFEQMWQQLEVLQRQTVCFSGCAADTLQSALQTMHIQTLAFSPARALPWRAYIYSRGSGTLILAELLHDDPEALMVTVKQQPEHQQTVTAFISVVQSVLQTLNTGHT; the protein is encoded by the exons ATGCCTTACTTTGGTTCGGAGGAGACGGTAAAGGAGCTTAAACGTGCTCTGTCCAATCCCAATGTTCAAGCAGACCGTCTCCGCTACAAGAGCTACATCACTAAAGTCATCAG GTACATGACGCAGGGTCTGGATGTCTCTGCTTTATTCATGGACATGGTGAAAGCCAGTGCCACGGTGGATATCGTTCAGAAGAAACTTGTATATCTGTACATGTGCACTTATGCCAGCGATAAGCCTGACCTGGCTCTGCTGGCCATCAACACACTGCGGAAAGACTGTGCTGATCCCAATCCCATGGTGCGCGGCCTGGCCCTGAGAAATATGTGCAACTTCAG AATGCCAGGAATGACAGAGTACATAGAGCAGCCCATTGTTGCTGGTCTGCGGGACAAAGCCAGCTACGTGAGGAGAGTCGCTGTGCTTGGTTGTGCCAAAATGCACAGTCTACAGCCCAACACGGAGATAG atggcAGTCTAGTGAACGAGCTGTATGCCCTACTGAGGGACCCAGATCCAGTGGTGGTGGTGAATTGTCTGCGGGCCCTGGAGGACATCCTGAAGAATGAGGGTGGAGTGGTTATTAATAAACCCATCGCTCACCACCTGCTCAACAG ACTAAAGGATCTGGACAGCTGGGCTCAGAGTGAAGTCTTGACGTTCCTGCTCCGCTACTGTCCTCGAAATGACGACGAGCTTTTCGACATCCTCAGCCTGCTAGACCCCTTTCTCCAGAGCGGCCAATCACATGTGGCCATCTCCACGCTCCGCCTCTTTCTCCATCTGGCCGCCACCCACCCCGCAGTCCAGGCCGACGCCCTGCTGTGCTCCAGTGCGCCCCTGCTGGCCACGTGTGGCGCTGCGTCCCGGGAGCTGCGCTTTGCTGGACTGTGCCACATTCAGCAGGTGATGCGCAGCCAGCCTGCGTTATTCAACACACACTACAAGCGCTTCTTCTGCGGGTACTCAGAGCCCAGTTACATTAAATTCAGGAAGATGGAGATCCTGGTGGCGCTGGTGAACGATGAGAACGTGGCGTTAGTGTTGGAGGAGATGAAGAGCTACTGTACTGATGTGTCTGCTGAACTGGCCCAGGCTGCCATCGCCGCTATTG GGCGTATAGGGCGAACATACAGCGAGAAGTGTCTGGATATCCTGACCGGCCTGCTGGCACTAAAGCAGGACCACATCACATCCG ctgtGATCCAGACCTTCAGGGATCTGGTGTGGTTCTGTCCTCAGTGTACAGCCGCTGTGTGTCTGACTGTCGAGTCCTGTGTGGATTATCCTCAGGATAGTGAG GGAAAGCAGGCTCTGTTGTGGCTGCTGGGCGAGCATGCGGATCAGATCAGCAGCGCCCCCTATCTGCTGGAGGTCTACATCGACGGGCTGAAGACGGAGCTGTCTGCGGCGCTGAAGACGGAGATACTGACCGCAGCACTCAAGATGTTCCTGAGACGCCCTGCTGAGACTCAAGACATGCTGGGCCGTCTGCTGCACTACTGCATAG agGAGGAGAGCGACATGTGTGTGCGGGATCGGGCTCTGCTGTACTACAGGCTTCTTCAGCGTGGAATTGAAGAGACAAGGAAGGTTGTGACGGGCCCTAAATCAGACCCATCTCTGAGTGTCCTTACTAGTGCACACGAGGAACCCGTCAGTCAGTGGGTCTCGACGTTCAACACACTCGGCCCTCTGTCTGCAGCAGACCTACAGCTTCACAACACTGCTGTATCAGCACCTGAACACGCTGACGACACTGCAGACACAGAGCTGCTCACAG AACACGTCCCCGTCTCCATGTTGGACATCTCAGAAGCGGGTGTCAGCCTGTGTGCGGGTGCTGCTGTGTCCCCCGAGGCCTTTGAGCAGATGTGGCAGCAGCTGGAGGTCCTGCAGCGTCAGACAGTGTGTTTCTCTGGATGCGCGGCGGACACACTCCAGAGCGCCCTGCAGACGATGCACATCCAGACTCTGGCCTTCAGCCCGGCCCGCGCACTGCCCTGGAGGGCCTACATCTACAGCAGGGGCTCCGGGACGCTCATCCTGGCAGAACTGCTGCATGATGACCCGGAGGCGCTGATGGTGACTGTAAAACAGCAGCCAGAACACCAGCAGACCGTCACTGCATTCATCAGTGTGGTGCAGAGCGTCCTGCAGACTCTCAATACAGGACACACATGA